Below is a window of Neofelis nebulosa isolate mNeoNeb1 chromosome 8, mNeoNeb1.pri, whole genome shotgun sequence DNA.
CTTTATTATCAGGGGcaaatatctttctttccttcattgatGACCATGTGTGGGAAAAAACCCCAACTAATTTGGCATTTATTCAACTATGCCTGGATGTACTTTGCATTAGGCAATGCTCTAGGTAAGGGACAGAGCAATGAATGTTTTTGGCTTCATGGATGTTGCCTAGAAGGATGCTAAAAGGAATAAAACTATTTGCACATTAGAATAATAAGTGGTTTAGTCAGGGCAAAAATCGTGTTTTCTCCCCTGGGAAACTTCAGTAAGTTATAAATGTTGGAAGAAAAATAGGGACTGGGTGTAAGAGCAATTGTGAAGAATAAAGGGTAAGTCATGGAGCCTTCACTCGGTTCCTACTTTATATTTGCTGATACTATACAGGCTGTAAAACTGGATAGGATACAGTATCTTCCCTCACAGTTTCCAGTATAGCCGGAGGATATGATATAGTAAGTGCTAAGTGCCATGGTTTCTTTAGTGTAACAAAAGGCTGATCTGAAGAAAAAAGGTTGAAGAAGGCACATGTTCATGTAGCCACCTGAATGGAGCATCCCTGTACCTCACTGTACCAGGACTAATGGTAGCCATTCTTTGGTACGAAGACACGAGTACATCCAGGGAATAGTGACGCTCACCATGGGTAAGTCCCTTGGCAGACTTCATTGATCAAATTACATTTCTGATGTTTtagattaaaatgttttagttCCTGCACTCTCAGGGCAATATGTAATAACCAAGGTTATAGATTGTAGAAACCGGTCTcttggatatttaaaaacaaaaacccacatctGATAACTAACGCACAATTAGGCAAAAATGAGGCAGCCTATGAAAATGGCATAAGTTGATGTTAACACAGCCTTTGGATGGAGTAAAAGAAATTAACTTAATATAGTCAGGGGAATCTgggaaaaactaaattaaaacagTGACATCAAcaacaggcaaaaagaaaagaaaaaagtcaagaaaagacaaaaaaaaaaaaaaaaagaaaaaaaatagagaaggcagaaaaaagtaAAGTAGTAAGAGGAGGACATGACCCAACAGCTTAGAGACAAGGAATAAAGGGTAGGAAATACAATTTCCCAAAGCCAGACCTGGTGCTTAAGGGGACACTTATTTTACCAACCCTAGAGTATACTTGTTGGTGGGACACAATTAGTGGAACACAAAACAGCAAATAGTTTAAACTGTGACCTCTGCAAACAATGGTCCCTTTTATCTCACCTAAAATCCTTCTGGAGGATCTGCCCCATACCCCCAAGGTCAGCACCTTATGGACTTCCTTCAGGCTTGAAAAGCTCTACTGGAAAAAAATCGGTATTCTGTGAGTTTTAAGTTTCATTCACATGTTAATGAGATCTTCTGTTGGAACAGATATGGTTTATTGTGTATGCATCAAGCACTAAGGCAGGCTTATCTTCAATTCTcagactgattttttaaagtaggtatttttattcatttatagttgaggaaattgGGTTTTAGGCAGATTAATGGACTCACCTAAGACCACAAAATGAAGTTTGTATTTTAACAATGATCGGCCTGATTTAAAAACTCAATTCCATTTCACTATGGTGGCTCTTAACCAATGCTGTACTTTTCAATTGCCTGGGGGggaacttctaaaaataaaacttaaattattttttgagagagagagagagagagagagagagagagacagagaattctaagcaggctccatactcagcacgaagcctgactcggagctcgatctcacaaccctgggatcatgacctgagctgaaatcaagagtccaatgctcaactgactgagccactcgggtctccctaaattaatttttaatcaaggaaatatatatacagttaAGAAAAACCAAAGTACTGTTACACTGGTAGTGAAAGACAGCAATCCTCTATCTTTActcatctctgatttttttctcaagaCAGCCACTtcttatgtttattattgttttttctgGATGTCTATATACTGATTTATTGACTTCTCTACATTAGATCTTGACTGATTCTTCCCCATTACACATACCTGTCTCCTCTCCAATCCCCACAATGTTACACAATCATTTCTTGTTGTATTAGTATTCAGCATTTATATAATTATGACTGACTTTATAGGACTAGTATTATTCATAATTTGGAAGTATGCAGTGTAGTTCTTGAAAAACTTTGAATTGTCCTGTTTCATAATaaatttgtttccttaatttttttattgtttatttttgagaaagagacagagcagaaacaggggaggggtaaagagagagacacagaatctgaagcaggctccaggctctgagctgtcagcacagagcccaatgcagggctcaaactcgcaagccttgagattatgacctgagccaaagtcagatgctcaaccgactgagccacccaggcacgtttgtttccttaatttttaaaaactctgcagATCACTAATCCATCCCCAGACTCTGAAAAACTAAGTATCTCTTGTCTTTATATTCAAACACATCCCgtattctcagtttttctttttgagacattCTACCTATCTTTAGTCATTTCTTACTGAATGAATTCAAGCTGTTCTCTCCTACTCTCCTCCCTCTTAAATATAGTTATATTACGACTTTAGCAACTTTATGGCATACTCTTTGTGCCCTGTACCCTTTAAATAATCAAATGCTTCTTTTCCACATCAACAACAGACTGTATCTCTGAACTTCCCACTTTATAAGGATATCATTACCATTCCAtacactttcccctcccccttcaacAACCCTACTTGAAAACTGTACTTTTCCATTATCAAAGCTGTTAACATTTGCATTCTACTTTGTAACCATAATTAAGTattctctcaaaagataaaaaccataaacagcatttacattaattattatgattattgaAGTGTTATTCACAAAATAACCAAGGTTAGTGCTATGACTGGACTTCCTTTTCTTTGGTTCCAAGGTCTTGAACTACACGGACACTGCAAGAGGGTCCACTTTCTAACACTCCAACCCTGTTCAAAATCCAGCAGCATTTTTCGTTGTTTGGTATTAGAAGGATGTTTCTCCTGTACACTTGTGGTTATTTTCACTGAGAATTTCAGACTGTCATTGTTTTCTCTTGTTGAAGAAATATATTTGCCTTCCACGTATATCTTTAAGATCTTCAGCTTCTTATTCATTCAATGTCTTGGTTCCAGTCCAATCCCATCTTCCcgaaatttgttttaatttggacCGTGAGCTTgtacatgaaaaatttttttttctgaaaactttaGTAGCCGCCCTTTTCTTTACCCGGCATCATGTTCGTCCTGTTCTTAAGGCTGCAAAGCATCTTAAATATTGTCGTACGCCTTAACTGAAGTTCTTTGCTGTCCCCGGAAAATCGCGTATTTCCTTTCTCTAGCCTCGACCCGCTTTCCGCCCCGGCCCTGGAAGCTCGGGTAGGAACCGAGAGCGCAACCGCACAGAGCGCTCACGACCTCTCGCGAGATTCCAGAGCTCCGTGCTTACAAATTTTCTTCACCGCCGCCAGGCCTCCTGGGAGTCCGCCATGTCCTGGCCGGGATGTAGGCAGCGTAATCACGGCACTAAATATGTACCTGCAAGCGGATGTTGAGGATCACCGAGCCCGCGACGTAGAAATACGGGAAGTTCATGCGCAGCTGCCAGGCCAGCTCGAAGAAGGCGAGCAGGGTGCGGGAGAGCCCTTTGCAGAAGACTCCATATGAGCTGGGGGCCCCGGCCGTGCTGGAGGCGCTGAGGGCCAAGGAAGACGGAGCCGCCGCGGTGGCCATGAATCTGGTGTCGCCGCTCCCCCAGGGCATAGATCCGAGAGTCACCCCGGCTCTCGCCGACCTCCGACCAATGGCCGGGAAGGCGAGGGGCGCAGTGCGGGCGGCTAACGGACCGCCGGACTCACACCTGCACCTCCCGCTGCCGCAGCTTCCTCCCCAACGGCGCTCTGCCCCGGCCGCCGTTGGAGCTCCGCCCCTTCCTGTTTGATGCTCCTACTGGTTTTTAGCACTTAAAGCTTAACAGGCGGTAGGTGCGCAagggttatttatatatatgccaTACATAATGTCTTATATATGGACAGCCAAACAGATatggttttctctttaaaatgaataaaggtaaataaaatcaTGTAATTTGCCCCAGGGAACACAGTTTGTAAGGGTCAAACTCTAGGTTAAAACTCTGGTTTGTCTGCTGTGTGATCTGGGTTATTAGCCGGGAATCTCACCCTTTGATTTCATAAAATTAACCCTAATATTAGAGCCAGATGAACTCCAGTTTAGGCACAAAGCCTCCGTGTTCATAACATACTATAAGTGTAAAGGATCACAGTCGTGGGCTATGGGTTGTCTTAAGTATTAGACTCTTtcagttgcaagtgacagaaacactTATTTAAACAAAACGAAACGCACACACATACGcatatatacttttcttttttgatacgTATATACCATATCATATTCCCACCCAGGTGGAAAAAGTCCTGATTAGGTATGGAAGATTCTACCATTTCTGCCTGGGGATGCACCTGTAACGTGCGGCTAGGCCCCAAAGGTTGGAATACCACTAAAAACTATGAATAACCCTAGTGTAACATAGCGTATCTCCCATAGCCACATATTCTTCTGGTGTTTAAATGATGCACACTTCGTTAACTTCTCTAACTTCTCCCATTTTAACTAGTAAGCACTGCATTTTTCATCATAGGCAACTTCTGTATATAAGGATTATTGAGATGTGTAACTTCTGATCAAAACATTCATATTAGAGTCGTTCAGAAAATTCTTCAAATATCCCGCATCTCACCCTGCAGCGAATAGCTGTGGTGACTATTCCAAGTGCAATTTATGTGTCCCAGAGGACACTCTGTGGCATGAAATTTGTGAAATGTAATTGTGTGTCCCCAGCAAGAATTTCGCCTACTTTTGCTGTACTGATACCACCCCAGCAACATTATGTGCACAGCCCTTAGAGAAACTGATTACAAGTCATTTAAGACGACTTATAGaatacagaatatttaaaaatataaaatattcattaaaaaaattttttttaacatttatttattgttgagagacagagacagagcatgagcaggggaggggcagagagagagagagggagacagaatccgaagcaggctccaggctctgagctgacagcacagagcctgacgcagggcttgaacccacaaaccatgagatcatgatctgagcccaaattggacactcaaccgactgagccacccaggcacccctaaaatattctGAAGAGTAGTGTAAGATAAATGACAACTCTTGAGAACCAGGAGAAAATGTGTAATTTTAGTACACAAGTACAATATACTCTTcctgaaacttgaaaaaataatagaggtATATAGAGGTCACTGAAGTCGTTAAGTTTCTGGATCTTACATTTCCAACTGTGTAAAACTATGTGGACTTATTCTCCTCTACCCTTTCTCTGCTACCCTACCCCCTATACCCAGCATTGGTTAACTCCATCAAAATCCTGAGCCCATGGGGAAAATAGCCCCCGCCTACTCCTAACATGGTTAGGTAGATGTCCTGTTCCAATGGGAAAGGACTAGCCAAATAAGAGTAGTCATGAAGCTCTGACTCCTACACACTAATGCTCTAGAGCTGCTGAAGGATTTCCATCAGGTGAAAGTGACATTGGAAGGTGAATAGGATCAATATTTTACATGGTTGTGGTTTTTATGTCCTTTGCCCTTTAGACTTGAAATGACCGGTTCACATTTCTTGCCAGATAGGCACATGTAAGCTATCAATAGTAACACATGTTCTAAACCATTTCTCTAATTGATACTTCATTTACTCCCAACTTGACCTTTCCTAATCTTTCTTATTCCCCTCTTTTTGACAGTATGTTCCCAATCTAATACTTTTTAATGGCCTGTTTAatgattctttggaaaaatttaagCACCAGTAAGACTGCAAAGTACTCTATTGGTAAATTCTCACTATTGTAGTTAACAGGTATAATATGTCGTCTTTCATTTATCATTTGATTAACTTTGGTCTTGTCTCTTATTCTGAGTCTGGccaaagatttgtcaattttgtttatcttaaaaAACGAACAAACCAGTCTTAGTTTCACTGATATTTTCCCTACTGTCcataaagtctttatttttcatttacgcTCCTTGTTAGTTTTTTTCCTAGTTCCTTCCAGTataagttaggttgtttatttgagaactTGCAATTGGCCTGGCCCAAGCTCATGGTTGCCActcaaacctttgtgattgtctGTGCCACTATCTTGGTTCTTAGTGGCTCCCAGTAGATGATGGTATGTGAAGACCTGTCAGTGTGCCTAAAGCTTGGGAACCTGTTCAGGCTCCTGGAGAACTACTAATTACTTTCCCCTTCAGTCCCCAGATGCAGGCCTGACCTTCATGCCACAGCTGAGAAGTCAGGACATTAGATATGGAGATGAACCCCTATCATGGAGAAATGGTGATTTTGCTTACTTTGTGGTAAGCAGAGGAAATAGGTACGGggagtctttgtgtggacatctAGAGCTACctctttattttgtgtgtggtcCCTAGGGACTTGTGAATGCTGAGTCCTGCCAGATCCAGAGCCAATCTCTCTGGCAGCAGCCATAATCGTTGGGGTGTTGGATGTGTAGATAGGCTGCTTCTCGTGAGAAGCCGAAGATTGGGTTTTATTGTTGAAGTGATCTGGAAGGACGCAGTGGGTGATACGGCCAGCAACTTGAGCACATATGTGGCTCAAAATCAAAGCCACATATTCAAGAATTGTTGCCATTATAGCTCACTTCTAATACCAGTTTTTGTACCAGTCAGCTTTTATTGTGTAACAACCACAAAACTCAGTGATAGACAACACTAAAcgtttattttgtatatgtctCTAGAGACCAGTGATCTATGTTGGAGTTGCCATAGATATCTCCACTGTTTTCAGATTTCTCGTTCTGTACCTGGGGGCCAACTGGAAGCTAGTAAGGGGAACTTGATCCTCCTATCTCTTATCCTTCTCCCTGGACCAGTTCACTAGTCTAGACATAACCTTCTCATGGTGATGGTAGAAATACAAGAGTGAACAAGACTCAGTATGCAAGCCCCAGTAATGTAAGTCCAGCAATATAAGATTCTGCTTGCAAAATTTATGCCAACATCTAATTAGCCAAAGCAAATCACACGGCTGAGGACAGTGAAAGAATAGAACAGATCATCCCTCTCATGGTGAGAGAGGATAGGAATGTGATAGGCTGAAGAATTGGGACCAATTTAAGCAATCTACCGCGGCATCCCATACATCATTAAAGCAATTCTAAGCGACATTTATGGCCTTGCATATACCCGAGTCTCAGTTTTCTAGTCTTATCTGAAATTCTCCATCTTATAGTAAGATCTTAGAGAGCTCCATTTGGACTTACAGAGATGATTACCGCTGCCACCTTTTCTGGAATTCTGctaattctgtttgtttgtttttgttttgtgtgtgtatgtgtggaagTTTCCTGTAAATTCCCACATCTGTCCTATGTGTAAACTTCTGACAACTTTCTGCTTATTAATAACTCCATTCTGTTCCTTCTTGGGatgtattcatattttcattGGGGTCTTACTGGTCACCTTGCTTCCTCCTTATTGAAAATATTGGGCAGGCAGTAGTTTTCTTGTTcagattccccccacccccggcatcACTTCTCTGAATTTTGCCTTTTGAAGACCCTGTTTTAGCACATGGTATacatatgtttcatttttttatgaaagCACCTATCATTTAAATTCAACTCATTTTCTTGTCATTGAATAGGTAATATAATCCAAAGGTATGTTCCATCATCAAACCTCCATTCCAAGTCCATAGTCATCTTGCCTGGCTCTCCCTTTCTCACCTTCCAtatactttcttttaatgtcctaatttcatatatttctttgcATCTTGATGCAAAGACCTAATACATGCCATTCTTCTGAGCCACATTCAGGTACATCTTGAAGTTCAATAATTAATGCCAGAAATGTCTCCATATTCTATTACTGCTTTGTGTAGTCATCTTAGCAATAAGAACTCAGAATTTGTACCTGCCAGAGCCAAGATTGAGATTCAGGCTTATCTTCTATTTAGGCTAGTATATAAGTCCAGAACTATCTTAGTTCCAAAATCTTTGTGCTTTTCACTACACTGCACTGGCTCTAAATTTATGTAAAAGTAAATCTTTATTAGGAACCAAACTGGGCTAAAGGTACCTAAAGTCTATTTCATAACATAACCATCGATGTTTAAATGGAACTGCAGGGTGTGGATATTCTCATAGTAGTCAAAGATATTTAAGTTTTAAGTTAGAGAAAAGTAACACAAACAGACTTTTATACAACTGAAAATTCCAGGACTAGAGCAGCTTTCTGTATGGTTAGATTCAGATGAACATGATAGCTGTGACCAAGCCCAAAGATAAGTCTTGAAAATTAACAGCCAATTTTCAATCTCTGTAGCAACAATAAAATGACACACCTGCACCCTCCTGTGACCCCAGTATTCTTTACATGCAGGTAGACTCCCTGTCAATGATGTTAACTGccatagactctaagtctaaagttctctcttgtctaacAAAAGAGCGGACGCAGGATTGAAGCAAGAGATGGCTAGtgtccgggaaaagacaagagagaactttagacttagggTCTATGGCGGATGGTGGCCCTGACGTGACAGAAGGAAAGGGGGACTAGGGGCCGATGTGGACAAGGAGCCGACGTGGCCAGGTGGTGTGACACAAGGACTGCAGGACACCGCGGAACGGTAAAGGAGCTCTAAGAAGAAAAATGCACCAGGTACAGTCTCTACCCGACCAGGTAAGGGATAAAGCGAAACTCTATTAGGATTCGCTGCTGCCGAACTTTTTGAGAGATCTCCCATGGgaaactccctccctcccccgactCCCTGCAAAAGCGCTATATTTGAATTCTTCAGTCCCTAGGAGAGACAGCGGGGACTATTCTAAATTACAAGGCTCTCCGTAGATTATTGGCCGTCCAACAAAAATTGCCCTTGGTTCCTGGAACAAGGAACTTACTATCTTGAAGCGTTGGGACgaatagaaaaaacaatgaaGGCCAGGCCTTCTAAAGGGGCTAAAAGTACCCCCTAAAGTAATCCTCACCTGGTCCTTTGTCCGAGCTACCCTTCCCCCCCTTTGAGCCCCGGCAGTGCATCTAAAATGGaggaaggggggcgcctgggtggctcagtcggttaagcgtccgacttcggctcaggtcacgatcttgtggtccgtgagttcgagccccacatcgggctctgggctgatggcttagagcctggagcctgcttctgattctgtgtctccctctctgcccctcccgccattcatgctctgtctctctctgtctcaaaaacaaaacgtttaaaaaaattttttttaaaaaggaggaagggacacctgggtggctcagtgggttaagcgtctgacttcagctcaggtcatgatctcatggtttgggagttcgagccctgcttcaggctctatgctggcggctcggagcctggagccttctgtgtctccctctctctctgcctctccccaactcatgctctctctctcaaaaataaataaaacttaaaaaaaaaattaaaaaaaagtaaataagaaggAGGAAAAGCCTTGCTCCCCTATACTCAGATTGTGCCTCTGGCTCCTTTACAGCCAGAAGCTACTCCCCCTTCCCCAAAAGGGTGGGACGATAAGGAGCCTCTGAAAACCTCACTGACCTGTTCTGATAAAGTCCTCACCCCCATgcaaaagtacatttaaaaagccCATAAGGCCAGTAAATTCCAGATGTTTCCCATTGACAGGCAAAATGGGCAATGTGACCTTGAAGGCCTGTTCTTTCCAATAGTAAAAGAATTGCAAAAATCAGTTTGGCAGTAGGTCCATCACAGCCCTTTTACAAtcggtattttaaattttttttttcaacgtttttaatttatttttgggacagagagagacagagcatgaacgggggaggggcagagagagagggagacacagaatcggaaataggctccaggctcccagccatcagcccagagcctgacgcggggctcgaactcacggaccgcgagatcgtgacctggctgaagtcggacgctcaaccgactgcgccacccaggcgccccatacaatCGGTATTTTAGAAACTATTCATGGCACTCATTCCATGTGTGCCTGGGACTGGGGCTCTCTTAAGAACATCATTCGGACCCCAGCCCAGTATGCTGTCTGTGCCCAAGAGTTTCATGATGCTTGTGTGACTAGTGCTACGCAGGACTCTGCCGCTGCTATTCCGTTGTCTTTGAAACAACTGTCTGACATGACATTCCCGACCAAGGCAGCGAGCCCGGCTTCCGGGCATTGTCAGGAAAGCAATGCACTGAAATAGTGCGGTGGATTTTACAGAGGGCATCCCTAATGTAGGGAACTCTAACTCTCTCACTGTTTCTTCCTATACACTCTGGTTACTCTAACTATATGTGAAggcttctctctcattcatttcctggatTAATAACTATGATGATTAGAGCCAATTGTTTCTGGCTAGCCTACCTCGGGGTGGAgattttaaggaatattcccaagcagctgctgaaactccttttgttttggggaacttccctgtcttctctggcccgACTTAGACTGCTTAATTCCACTagtggaagacaaaaacaaaaagcaaaacaaaacaaagcataatataaaacaaaacaaaaattgatatCTGCTCATCTATCTGAGTTGACAGACTTTAGGATCATGTgaactcttttctctgccctcgGTGCCTCCGACTGGACTGCCGGCCCTCAAGCCCCTAGGCGGTTCCTCACCTCTTCcgccttctccccccaccccccttcccgtTTCTGCACCCCCGGGGTGCGGCCTGCTTATCAGACTCTTCAGTGCCTTAGCACTACTCCCCAAGCTGtcagaaggcaaaaaaaaaaaaaaaccctttaactGTAAATTTCCTCACTGGTTCCACAGGAAAAATTAACAACGGTAAACTTTTAAGGGGATACAGatcaaatattgttaagataggCATGTCTTTTAAATTATGACTTTATTCCACTAAGGTTGagatgaatgaaattttaaaagtacactggtgtaaggttaaaattctgcttttctctctgttcaaaaaGACAAAGCTTTCTTGGACTGTtctgctcttgataagacaaTGTAAACAAAGGGTTTTTTCTCTTTGCCAAAAAAACAAAGCTTTAGGTTtcatctttatcaggtctttaaTTGCctagttaaaacttctcaatgttaaaagAGCTAAGTTTCGATAACAACTATATAATGGTATACATTCGAGTTTAGGGTCTTTTATTGCCGcgttggttgaataaataaagttttaagagttgtaatgatctgtaatcctatttaagATGTGCTTTATAATAACTTCCTCGCCAGCAATTCGAAGTACTGGGTTACTCTTTCTCGCCATTTCTGAGGGCTTTGGGTAAGCCCCTCTTGATCTGAgaggctttgttgttgttgttgttgttgttgcttttgagCCACCAATCTAACTAGGACAGGTCAGCTTACACTGGCAGACAGTTATGCCCAGAGCCCAACTGAGCTGGCAGAAAGGCCTGCCCAGAACCAAGCCCTTAGCCTTTCAGATTACCAGTCCCGGAGTACAAAACCTCAGCAAATTTCCCAGGGAATTGGTGGTAGTCTGTACAGGCCTTCTTGTTTGTTCGTCTGTCTTGTTTTGTGTAGATAAGGGCTATTGCTAGCGGGGATCTTGGAGGccaaaagaactacaaaaactgGTGGACACAGGTCAGGCATTTAAAGGTTGTTAGAGTGCTTGCCACATCAAGAAGACTTTCAAGATAGGGTAAGTTAGTCACTGAACAGGTTAGATTGACTCGAGGTACCCTGCCAACCTCAAGAAGACATCTGTGCAATGAGGTACACTGTAAAACACGCACAATCCCCAACGCCATGGCGTATCCCTTTTAGGCATTAGTTTGTCTCCTAGAAACCCAACATCTTGGCTAATGAGATCTTTAAATCCTGAAGAGTCAAGCATGCCACCTTTCGGCACACCAGCTTATTTTACATCTAAGAATTATAGTCCCAGAAGTTGCAGGTAGGTAGCAAGATGgaaaaattttactaaaaacaaCCTAGAATCGCAATGGCCATTACGGGAAGCATTCCAATTAGACAAGATTGTTCACTTAAGAAAGTAAGGGTTCCCAAATTAAGCAAACAGAAAGGGATGCCTAATTAATTGGTGTGCAGAAGCTTCCAAAGGGCTTCAAGGTTCTGAAATAGCCTTATTGAAAGGCTCATTACAGAAAGCtaatgagaaaaacacaaaaggtACCTAAGATAAGAGGACAGGACTGACATGACTTCTCCTGCTCCCCTCTACCCTTCTTTTCCTGGGTTCTTGTGGTCTACGAATTCTCTATCTGAACTGCCTTTTCATTCCGAAGAGACAATTAAGCagttacctttaaaaataaaaccacccgAGGTTGCAGGGCATCCTCCTCAGATCTCTCTCACTTCTTGGTCAAAGACAACTAAGGGTTGTAGATAAAGAGGAGGATC
It encodes the following:
- the SMIM10L1 gene encoding small integral membrane protein 10-like protein 1, which translates into the protein MPWGSGDTRFMATAAAPSSLALSASSTAGAPSSYGVFCKGLSRTLLAFFELAWQLRMNFPYFYVAGSVILNIRLQVHI